The genomic window CAGTGTGTGCTCTGTGGCTCTCCAGGGAGGGTCGATGAGGACAGCCTCTCCTACCGACCCGTGATACTCCGGGTGCTCGGGCCCTCGGCAATCACGCTGTGGGCCCACACTGTGGACCCGGAAGGTCGCCGTGGACATTCTGACTGTGTGCCTGCTCTTCACAAACACCCTGTGCTCTGGGTCCTGCCCCATCAGTCCGTGTCACAGATGACAGGCCCAGAGATGCTCATGCTGTGCTCACAGCAGGAAGTGGCAAAGAGGCTGGATTCCCACCCACTGGCGGCCTGCTGTGTGCGTCAGAGACAGGGGCGTGCTCGCGGGAACGTGGGGCAGGTGCGGGAGCAAAGCCAATGCTTGTGGAGTGACTGGGGTCcccagaggggtggtgggaggggaggggcgggttGGGGGGTGACTGGGTCCCCAGAGGggcggtgggaggggaggggcacaggaggAGGTCCTTGGTGATGTTTAGAGAAGAGGGCTCCTTCAGAGCGGGGAGGGAAAGTCGGACGACGTGCAAAGTGAGGGCCCACGACGAGAGGACAGTGCAGACACACGTGGCAGCAGGTGGCGGCGGGTCCGAGGGTACGGGAGGGGAGGGCCTTACAGTGCCGGGTCCCAGcgggagcagaggaaggagccCTCGCACCCCAGCCGGGTGCCGTCCGAACAGGGAGGGGGCTCTCGTCCGGGCCGGGGGCTCTGGCCGGAAGGGATGGCCTGCAGTGACCCT from Neofelis nebulosa isolate mNeoNeb1 chromosome 9, mNeoNeb1.pri, whole genome shotgun sequence includes these protein-coding regions:
- the LOC131484283 gene encoding uncharacterized protein LOC131484283; this encodes MTSFKLGPKAAFAHTERDGADAAASASSRPRSSDWARVCADVFLAEIAAPAMSPEPPDCTARALVQQRHHPGPRLSPVIARPPLLLPLRGQIQVRPRTRCLSGRGGWESGRPDALTPAPGTEETTQCPRWHPRHHRQGRVPLHVVCVRPARVTAGHPFRPEPPARTRAPSLFGRHPAGVRGLLPLLPLGPGTVRPSPPVPSDPPPPAATCVCTVLSSWALTLHVVRLSLPALKEPSSLNITKDPPTRPSPPTTPLGTPVTPQALALLPHLPHVPASTPLSLTHTAGRQWVGIQPLCHFLL